In one window of Primulina tabacum isolate GXHZ01 chromosome 8, ASM2559414v2, whole genome shotgun sequence DNA:
- the LOC142554102 gene encoding aquaporin PIP1-2-like: MAANDNKQHLQVADDEESQINATKIQPVFSTPDPEPWMIDPQKQTTSEMWGLNELLTTDMWRASVGELIGTAVLVFMLDTIVISTIQSDIKMPNLVLSVLAAIIIAILLLAVHPVSGGHINPIISFSAALVGLISMSRAIVYIAAQCLGATLGALALKAVVSSTIEQNFSLGGCTITVISPGPNGPVTIGLGLGQALWLEIFCSFIFLFASIWMAYDHRQASALGHVLVFTIVGVVLGLLVFVSTTVTAQKGYAGAGMNPARCLGPAIVRGGHLWDGHWVFWAGPTIACAMFYLYTKIIPSQHHKSKAYDHDFFNVMKVMFGGHRTK, encoded by the exons atggctGCAAACGATAATAAGCAGCATTTACAAGTTGCAGATGATGAAGAAAGCCAAATCAACGCCACCAAGATTCAGCCTGTCTTCTCTACTCCTGA CCCGGAGCCTTGGATGATTGATCCTCAAAAGCAAACAACGAGTGAGATGTGGGGCTTGAATGAGCTTTTGACTACGGAT ATGTGGCGAGCATCGGTCGGGGAGCTGATCGGAACGGCGGTTCTGGTGTTCATGCTTGACACTATTGTAATATCGACTATACAATCAGACATCAAAATGCCGAACCTAGTGCTGTCGGTACTCGCTGCGATAATAATCGCGATTCTCCTTCTTGCCGTACACCCGGTCTCCGGTGGCCACATAAACCCGATAATCTCATTCTCCGCCGCATTAGTCGGCCTCATATCGATGTCCCGTGCCATAGTCTACATAGCTGCACAGTGCCTTGGTGCAACACTAGGTGCCCTGGCCTTGAAGGCTGTCGTTAGTAGCACAATTGAGCAAAACTTTTCACTCGGGGGCTGTACTATCACAGTCATTTCACCAGGCCCAAATGGACCTGTCACTATCGGTCTCGGGCTGGGCCAAGCGTTGTGGCTAGAGATATTTTGTAGTTTCATTTTCTTATTCGCCTCGATATGGATGGCCTATGATCATAGGCAAGCAAGTGCATTGGGTCATGTTTTGGTTTTCACGATCGTCGGTGTCGTTTTGGGCCTTCTCGTGTTCGTCTCGACCACGGTTACCGCCCAAAAGGGCTATGCAGGAGCGGGGATGAATCCGGCGAGGTGCCTGGGGCCGGCCATAGTTCGAGGCGGACATCTTTGGGACGGGCATTGGGTGTTTTGGGCCGGGCCAACTATAGCTTGTGCTATGTTTTATTTGTACACAAAGATTATTCCCAGCCAGCATCATAAGTCCAAGGCTTATGACCATGATTTCTTCAATGTGATGAAGGTCATGTTTGGAGGTCATAGAACTAAATAA